The following are encoded together in the Daucus carota subsp. sativus chromosome 5, DH1 v3.0, whole genome shotgun sequence genome:
- the LOC108204931 gene encoding uncharacterized protein LOC108204931, with the protein MASGSNSNYVMCWLYYDGNIISNSVIGSTYNKDPIRFVKLLFNLKFGGLLDLLYAKLFIDPSMYKLKVLRRVLNTTTNKFVVAPIVDDDDVEYMFESLDGSGSKVHVELYVEKIPIDTVQNSNDMIQCSKMGESSKNTSTSHNSQSVQGENTSSGSSSRSLYMSRVDSEGNSRGSSEFRDDDIPYYRSFDGSSMVISYKEPIMQKVGDLHNPAELTRGMVFKTKEELLEVVKRVHIANHQEFKVVRSDPLTWDLECKLATTGCPWKLRARKRATHSCFEIMSTKGPHTCLNQSISQDHHNLNSTNIAQIITGLIAADPSVSDKVLVSTIVKEFGYTPSKKKVRDARRIATNTVYGSWEQSYQKLPLFLNALQISNPGTHIDWYFKEHDMRQPISEVVRFKRVFWTFQPCIDAFAHCIPVLQIDGTHLYGKYGGVLLTATAIDGFYHLLPVAFAIVEGENVGSWTWFMERLRRVVVAERTRVCVISDRHAGIISAMNNPAVGWCEPLGHHRFCVRHLAANFAKKFKKINLKDRVVAMCSQLTVAKSNLHWNALLAVEPRADEWFSEINPIQSTLAYDGGKRYGIMTTNMAESWNNAIKASRKLPITALVTSLFYKVVSYFDQRRVEIEKQSINGNEFTKHANQILAKWIKRASGHHVRLFDRNTLVFEITTMKRGQKGGNKQIVQLHDHICTCNKWQTYHIPCSHVLACCANVGLQYTSFIDDCYKLENARKVYAGHFQPILNQSDWPSLIGFPLVLHDDENVTKKAGRRKSTRYKNEMDYQALGKGKGTSCSGASSSIP; encoded by the exons ATGGCTTCTGGTTCTAATTCAAATTATGTGATGTGTTGGTTGTATTATGATGGTAACATTATCAGTAATAGTGTTATTGGTTCTACGTACAATAAAGATCCTATTCGATTTGTGAAGTTGCTCTTCAATTTGAAGTTTGGAGGATTATTGGATCTTTTGTATGCAAAATTGTTTATTGATCCGAGTATGTACAAGTTGAAAGTGCTGCGTAGAGTTTTAAATACTACGACAAACAAGTTTGTTGTTGCTCCAATTGTTGATGATGACGACGTTGAGTATATGTTCGAATCTTTAGATGGTTCGGGTAGTAAGGTTCATGTGGAGCTTTATGTGGAAAAGATTCCAATTGATACGGTCCAAAATTCGAATGATATGATTCAATGTTCGAAAATGGGTGAAAGTTCTAAAAATACTTCAACTTCACACAACTCACAAAGTGTGCAAGGTGAGAATACTTCAAGCGGTAGTTCAAGTAGGTCACTATATATGTCTCGTGTAGATAGTGAAGGGAACTCAAGAGGAAGTAGTGAGTTTAGAGATGATGATATACCTTATTATAGATCATTTGATGGCTCGTCAATGGTAATTTCATATAAGGAGCCAATTATGCAAAAGGTTGGTGATCTGCATAATCCAGCAGAGTTGACAAGGGGAATGGTATTTAAAACAAAAGAGGAGTTGTTGGAGGTGGTAAAGCGTGTTCATATAGCCAATCATCAAGAGTTCAAAGTGGTAAGGTCTGATCCATTGACTTGGGATTTGGAATGCAAATTGGCAACAACAGGTTGTCCGTGGAAGTTGAGGGCTAGAAAGAGGGCAACACATAgttgttttgaaattatgtCCACTAAGGGACCGCACACTTGTCTCAATCAGTCTATATCACAAGATCATCACAATTTGAATTCTACAAATATTGCACAAATCATTACTGGCCTTATAGCTGCAGATCCTTCAGTTTCAGATAAGGTGTTGGTGTCTACCATTGTGAAGGAATTTGGTTATACACCATCAAAGAAGAAGGTTAGGGATGCAAGAAGGATTGCTACTAATACAGTTTATGGGTCTTGGGAGCAGTCGTATCAGAAACTTCCTTTGTTTTTAAATGCCCTACAGATTTCCAATCCTGGCACACATATTGATTGGTACTTCAAGGAGCATGACATGAGACAGCCTATATCTGAG GTGGTGAGATTCAAGCGAGTCTTTTGGACATTCCAGCCTTGCATAGATGCATTTGCACACTGCATACCGGTACTTCAGATTGACGGTACACATCTATATGGAAAGTATGGTGGGGTCTTGCTTACAGCTACAGCGATTGATGGCTTCTACCACCTTCTTCCGGTTGCTTTTGCCATTGTCGAGGGGGAAAATGTAGGAAGCTGGACTTGGTTCATGGAGAGATTGAGAAGGGTAGTAGTCGCAGAGCGAACAAGAGTGTGTGTCATTTCTGATAGACACGCGGGAATCATTTCTGCTATGAATAACCCTGCAGTTGGTTGGTGTGAGCCACTTGGGCATCATAGATTTTGTGTGAGACACCTAGCAGCTAACTTTGCCAAGAAGTTCAAGAAGATCAATTTGAAGGATAGGGTGGTTGCAATGTGTAGCCAATTAACTGTGGCCAAGTCAAATTTGCATTGGAATGCATTATTGGCAGTTGAGCCTAGAGCTGATGAGTGGTTTAGTGAAATCAACCCAATACAGTCTACTTTGGCATATGATGGAGGCAAGAGATATGGCATCATGACCACGAACATGGCTGAAAGTTGGAACAATGCCATTAAAGCTTCGAGAAAACTCCCGATCACTGCATTGGTTACTTCCTTATTTTATAAGGTGGTCAGCTACTTTGACCAACGCAGGGTGGAGATTGAGAAACAGAGCATTAATGGCAATGAGTTCACCAAACATGCAAACCAGATTCTTGCCAAATGGATAAAGCGTGCAAGTGGACATCATGTGAGATTGTTTGATAGGAATACTTTGGTATTTGAGATTACTACAATGAAACGTGGTCAAAAAGGTGGGAACAAACAGATTGTCCAAttacatgatcacatttgcacTTGTAACAAGTGGCAAACATATCATATTCCATGTTCCCATGTACTTGCATGTTGTGCTAATGTTGGATTGCAATACACAAGCTTCATAGATGACTGTTACAAGCTAGAGAATGCAAGAAAAGTTTATGCAGGGCACTTTCAACCAATCTTGAATCAGAGTGACTGGCCTTCGTTGATAGGTTTTCCATTGGTGTTGCATGATGATGAGAACGTTACAAAAAAAGCGGGGCGGAGGAAGTCAACAAGGTACAAAAATGAAATGGATT